Proteins encoded within one genomic window of Saccharopolyspora pogona:
- a CDS encoding hemolysin family protein, whose protein sequence is MDILLAVLGLVFVGVLTLGTGLAVAAEFSLTSLERSTVDAHVRQVGDRRARAVQKAHRTLSFQLSGAQVAITLTTLVTGYVAEPLIGDLIGPGLTALGLPGEAAGAVSLTLAILLATTLSMVFGEMVPKNLAIARPLPTARAVSGYHARFSQVFRWLIDAMNNSANWVVRRFGIEPQEELRSARSPEELGSIVRSSAEHGTLDSSTAQLMDRSLRFGDRTAEELMTPRVRVESLTAGDSVMDLLDTARRTGFSRFPVHGADLDEIHGVVHVKQAFGLPAGERERTTVGSLVQPVSTVPETLAGDALLETLRGSGLQLAVVVDEYGGSAGIVTLEDVVEEIIGDVRDEHDRREIPAVRQIDDNTWIISGLLRPDELVDAVGAPLPDGDYETVAGFVLARLGRIPEVGDKLPLDGWVLTVTRMDRNRIADLRLTREPGHTGSAEAVEEVR, encoded by the coding sequence ATGGACATCCTGTTGGCCGTTCTCGGCCTTGTTTTCGTTGGCGTGTTGACGTTGGGCACCGGGTTGGCGGTTGCCGCGGAGTTCTCGCTGACGTCCCTGGAACGCAGCACGGTGGACGCGCATGTGCGTCAGGTCGGTGACCGGCGTGCGAGGGCGGTGCAGAAGGCGCACCGGACGCTGTCGTTTCAGCTCTCCGGCGCCCAGGTCGCGATCACGTTGACCACGCTGGTCACCGGGTACGTGGCGGAGCCGTTGATCGGTGACCTGATCGGCCCGGGGCTGACCGCGCTGGGCCTGCCCGGTGAGGCGGCCGGGGCGGTGTCGCTGACGCTGGCGATCCTGCTGGCCACGACCCTGTCGATGGTCTTCGGGGAGATGGTGCCCAAAAACCTCGCTATCGCCCGCCCACTGCCCACCGCCCGTGCCGTGTCGGGCTACCACGCCCGGTTCTCGCAGGTCTTCCGGTGGCTGATCGACGCGATGAACAACAGCGCCAACTGGGTCGTGCGCCGTTTCGGCATCGAACCCCAAGAAGAACTCCGATCCGCCCGCTCCCCCGAAGAACTCGGCTCGATCGTGCGCTCCAGCGCCGAACACGGAACGCTGGACTCCTCGACCGCGCAACTGATGGACCGGTCGCTGCGCTTCGGCGACCGCACCGCCGAGGAATTGATGACCCCCCGCGTCCGCGTGGAATCCCTGACCGCCGGCGACAGCGTGATGGATCTGCTCGACACCGCCCGCCGCACCGGGTTCTCCCGCTTTCCGGTGCACGGCGCCGACCTCGACGAGATCCACGGCGTCGTCCATGTCAAGCAAGCGTTCGGGCTGCCAGCCGGCGAACGCGAACGGACCACCGTCGGATCACTCGTTCAACCTGTTTCGACGGTGCCGGAGACGTTGGCCGGCGACGCGCTGCTGGAGACGCTGCGCGGATCGGGGTTGCAGCTGGCGGTCGTGGTCGACGAGTACGGCGGTAGCGCGGGCATCGTGACCCTGGAGGACGTCGTCGAGGAGATCATCGGCGACGTCCGCGACGAACACGACCGCCGCGAAATCCCAGCCGTTCGGCAGATTGACGACAACACGTGGATCATCTCAGGCCTGCTGCGCCCGGACGAACTCGTGGACGCCGTCGGGGCTCCGTTGCCGGACGGGGATTACGAGACCGTTGCCGGCTTCGTGCTGGCTCGACTGGGACGCATTCCCGAGGTCGGCGACAAGCTGCCCCTGGATGGTTGGGTGCTGACGGTGACGCGGATGGATCGCAACCGCATCGCAGATCTCCGTCTCACCCGCGAACCCGGCCACACCGGGAGCGCCGAGGCCGTGGAGGAGGTTCGATGA
- a CDS encoding hemolysin family protein, giving the protein MSDGFAIVLGVVLLLLNAFFVGAEFSLLSSRRDRLEALLAQGKTRARVVIKASQEGSLMLTSAQLGITLCSLGLGRLGEPAVAHQLQTPFTTLGIPDTITHVVAFTIALAIVVILHVLVGEMVPKNLAIAEPERLALWLVPPLVGFVKLARPLIALFNMMANTVLRLLRVEPKDELDTAYTSAELAELLVESRREGLLDQSEHRRLAQTLSSVEHTVADVLVPLPDLTTLPQHPTLGDVEQAVAHTGFSRFPLRRDDGTLTGYLHIKDVLDQAGHDPTTPIAPARIRRLPTVPAHARLDHAMTSLRRTGSHLATATDTTGQPIGIVALEDLVEEYVGTVRDATHVE; this is encoded by the coding sequence ATGAGCGACGGTTTCGCGATCGTGCTGGGTGTTGTTCTGTTGCTGCTCAACGCGTTCTTCGTGGGCGCGGAGTTCTCCCTGCTGTCCTCCCGCCGGGACCGGCTGGAAGCGCTGCTGGCCCAAGGCAAAACCCGCGCCCGAGTGGTGATCAAAGCCAGCCAGGAAGGCTCGCTGATGCTCACCAGCGCCCAACTCGGCATCACCCTCTGCTCCCTGGGCCTGGGCCGCCTCGGCGAACCCGCCGTCGCCCACCAACTCCAAACACCCTTTACCACCCTCGGCATCCCCGACACCATCACCCACGTCGTGGCGTTCACCATCGCACTAGCGATCGTGGTCATACTCCACGTCCTCGTCGGCGAAATGGTCCCCAAAAACCTCGCCATCGCCGAACCCGAACGACTCGCCCTCTGGCTGGTCCCACCCCTGGTCGGCTTCGTCAAACTCGCCCGACCACTCATCGCCCTGTTCAACATGATGGCCAACACCGTGCTCCGCCTACTACGCGTAGAACCCAAAGACGAACTCGACACCGCCTACACCTCCGCCGAACTCGCCGAACTCCTCGTCGAATCCCGCCGCGAAGGCCTCCTCGACCAATCCGAACACCGCCGACTCGCCCAAACACTGTCCTCAGTGGAACACACCGTCGCAGACGTCCTCGTCCCCCTACCCGACCTCACCACACTCCCGCAACACCCCACCCTCGGCGACGTCGAACAAGCCGTCGCCCACACCGGATTCTCCCGATTCCCCCTCCGCCGCGACGACGGAACACTCACCGGCTACCTCCACATCAAAGACGTCCTCGACCAAGCCGGACACGACCCCACAACCCCCATCGCCCCCGCCCGCATCCGACGACTACCCACCGTTCCGGCCCACGCCCGCCTCGACCACGCCATGACCTCCCTACGCCGCACAGGCAGCCACCTCGCCACCGCAACCGACACCACCGGCCAACCCATCGGCATCGTCGCCCTCGAAGACCTCGTCGAGGAATACGTCGGCACCGTCCGCGACGCCACCCACGTCGAGTGA